From Selenomonas sp. AB3002, one genomic window encodes:
- the rfbB gene encoding dTDP-glucose 4,6-dehydratase yields MNIVVTGGAGFIGANFVYYMLENRPEDKIICYDKLTYAGNLATLAEAQKNKQFKFIKGDIADCEAVYKLFEEEKPDVIVNFAAESHVDRSIENPEIFLQTNVIGTSVLMDACRKYGIKRYHQVSTDEVYGDLPLDRPDLFFTEETPLHTSSPYSASKASADLLVMAYHRTYGLPVTISRCSNNYGPFHFPEKLIPLMIINAMHDKKLPVYGDGLNVRDWLFVKDHCAAIEIILRKGKVGEVYNIGGHNERQNIQVVKAILKELGKGEELIEHVTDRKGHDRRYAIDPTKIREELGWEPTTSPEAGIKATVKWYQEHEDWWQRIVSGEYQNYYDNMYGNRQVIE; encoded by the coding sequence ATGAATATTGTTGTAACCGGCGGCGCCGGCTTCATTGGTGCCAATTTCGTCTACTATATGCTGGAGAACCGTCCCGAGGACAAGATCATCTGCTATGACAAGCTGACCTATGCGGGCAATCTGGCTACGCTGGCAGAGGCTCAGAAGAACAAGCAGTTCAAGTTTATCAAGGGCGATATTGCTGACTGCGAGGCAGTTTACAAGCTGTTCGAGGAAGAAAAGCCTGACGTCATTGTGAACTTCGCTGCCGAGTCCCATGTGGATCGCTCCATCGAGAACCCTGAGATCTTCCTGCAGACCAATGTCATCGGCACCAGCGTGCTGATGGATGCTTGCCGCAAATACGGCATCAAGCGCTACCATCAGGTATCCACTGATGAGGTTTACGGCGACCTGCCCCTTGACCGTCCCGACCTCTTCTTCACGGAGGAGACGCCGCTGCATACCTCTAGCCCGTATTCTGCTTCCAAGGCCTCTGCAGATTTGCTGGTCATGGCCTACCACCGCACCTACGGACTGCCCGTGACTATTTCCCGCTGCTCCAACAACTATGGGCCTTTCCACTTCCCCGAGAAGCTCATTCCCCTCATGATCATAAACGCCATGCACGATAAGAAGCTGCCCGTCTATGGCGACGGCCTCAATGTGCGCGACTGGCTTTTCGTGAAGGATCACTGCGCGGCCATCGAGATCATCCTGCGCAAGGGCAAGGTAGGCGAGGTCTACAACATCGGTGGCCACAATGAACGCCAAAATATCCAGGTGGTGAAGGCTATCCTCAAGGAACTTGGGAAAGGCGAGGAGCTGATCGAGCACGTCACCGACCGCAAGGGCCACGACCGCCGCTATGCCATCGACCCCACCAAGATCCGCGAGGAGCTGGGCTGGGAACCTACTACTAGCCCAGAGGCTGGCATCAAGGCTACGGTCAAATGGTATCAGGAGCATGAGGACTGGTGGCAGCGTATTGTCTCTGGTGAGTATCAGAATTACTACGATAATATGTACGGCAATCGGCAGGTTATTGAATGA
- the cobD gene encoding threonine-phosphate decarboxylase CobD, whose protein sequence is MQEEGIAIEKFVHGGNVYAPSPSGAWLDFSANINPMGLAPEVRRAIADNIDGIVNYPDPEARELKAALGEHYGVPLERLVPGNGAAELFYLFLQTVRPASVLLPVPSFSEYERASLAAGAKVEYFPLDLASGLRLDMMALAESAVEKGVEVVIIGNPNNPTGQLIATEEIEVFLQVVGKLSNPPWLLVDESFLDFRRDSEKYRAKELLKEYGRLFIVQSLTKFYAIPGLRLGFGLGDRDLIQRLELGKDVWNVNLLAQKAGAAALGLRDYARQTVELVAEERKFLWEELAKVRGIRPYHPTVNFMLLRLEQLTSREFTAAMREQGILVRDCSNYPGLDEYHVRVAVRRRRENERLLAAIAKVCS, encoded by the coding sequence TTGCAAGAGGAGGGGATTGCCATAGAAAAATTCGTACATGGGGGCAATGTTTACGCCCCGTCTCCTTCCGGCGCCTGGCTGGACTTTTCCGCCAATATCAATCCCATGGGGCTGGCACCTGAAGTGCGGAGGGCCATTGCGGATAATATTGACGGCATAGTGAATTACCCTGACCCGGAGGCCAGGGAGCTGAAAGCTGCCCTGGGGGAGCATTACGGTGTCCCGCTGGAACGCCTGGTGCCGGGCAACGGGGCGGCAGAATTGTTCTACCTGTTCTTGCAGACTGTGCGGCCGGCTTCTGTCCTGCTGCCTGTGCCTTCATTCAGCGAGTATGAGAGGGCTTCTCTGGCGGCAGGGGCCAAGGTAGAATATTTCCCTTTGGACCTTGCCTCAGGACTGAGGCTGGACATGATGGCTCTGGCAGAGAGCGCTGTTGAAAAAGGCGTGGAAGTTGTTATAATTGGCAATCCCAATAATCCTACAGGTCAGCTGATAGCTACAGAAGAAATAGAAGTTTTCCTGCAGGTGGTGGGAAAGCTGAGCAATCCTCCCTGGCTGCTGGTGGATGAATCCTTCCTTGATTTCCGCAGGGATAGCGAGAAGTACAGGGCCAAGGAGCTGCTGAAGGAATATGGCAGGCTCTTTATCGTACAGTCGCTGACCAAATTCTATGCCATCCCGGGACTTCGCCTTGGCTTTGGCCTGGGAGACAGGGACCTTATCCAAAGGCTGGAACTGGGCAAGGATGTCTGGAATGTGAACCTGCTGGCCCAGAAGGCGGGAGCTGCCGCGCTGGGCTTGAGGGACTATGCCAGGCAGACTGTTGAGCTGGTGGCAGAGGAGAGGAAATTCCTCTGGGAGGAACTGGCGAAAGTAAGGGGCATAAGGCCCTATCACCCCACGGTGAATTTCATGCTCCTGCGGCTGGAGCAGCTGACAAGCCGTGAATTCACTGCGGCCATGAGAGAGCAGGGAATCCTGGTGCGGGATTGCAGCAACTACCCAGGCCTTGATGAATACCATGTGCGGGTGGCGGTGAGAAGACGCAGAGAAAACGAGAGATTATTGGCAGCAATAGCAAAGGTGTGCAGTTGA
- a CDS encoding helix-turn-helix transcriptional regulator has translation MVWKNKFHERINELWKRAKVRNRKLTQAEYAGCFGVTRNALLGWLRGSGQPDTDGLVRIASTENVSLSWLLGAECSGGKDESPWDEQEILHIYRSISPEHKEILMELAKKFQIHDRKLS, from the coding sequence GTGGTTTGGAAGAATAAGTTCCATGAGCGGATAAACGAATTGTGGAAGCGGGCCAAAGTCCGAAATCGCAAATTGACACAGGCTGAGTATGCCGGTTGCTTCGGTGTGACCAGAAATGCTCTGCTGGGCTGGCTGCGAGGCTCAGGGCAGCCTGATACAGACGGCCTGGTCCGTATCGCCAGCACAGAAAACGTCAGCTTGTCCTGGCTGCTGGGAGCTGAGTGCTCCGGTGGCAAGGACGAATCTCCCTGGGATGAGCAGGAGATACTTCATATTTATCGAAGCATCAGCCCGGAGCATAAGGAGATCTTGATGGAGCTGGCAAAAAAATTTCAAATACATGATAGAAAACTGTCATAA
- a CDS encoding sugar phosphate nucleotidyltransferase has protein sequence MHIVLLSGGSGKRLWPLSNDIRSKQFIPLFPQVDGSYLSMVQRVFRQIRKVDKGADITVATSKSQVSTLKNQLGNRKTWAPGIP, from the coding sequence TTGCACATAGTTCTACTATCCGGCGGCTCCGGCAAGCGCCTGTGGCCGTTGTCCAATGACATACGCTCGAAGCAGTTCATCCCACTGTTCCCGCAGGTGGATGGTTCGTATCTCTCCATGGTACAGAGAGTGTTTCGCCAGATCCGCAAGGTGGATAAAGGAGCAGATATCACTGTCGCAACCTCCAAGTCCCAGGTTTCCACCCTGAAGAATCAGCTGGGGAATAGAAAGACCTGGGCACCTGGAATACCCTGA
- a CDS encoding helix-turn-helix domain-containing protein gives MQEYKSRAGRHKIAYSYTGEFDAWVPATMQFLGTLMPPTLSKRAAAMLLLVAGMGNEEIVSLTGMCIRSVRALRKTMEEQEPTSELFAIKRGSGRKRKTEGIEEQVCGELDTGNYRTNKAVADMLKEKFGIDASVNLAARLVKRWKQAREDTAE, from the coding sequence ATGCAGGAATACAAAAGCAGAGCAGGAAGGCATAAAATCGCCTATAGTTACACCGGTGAATTCGATGCCTGGGTACCTGCCACCATGCAGTTCCTCGGCACTCTGATGCCGCCTACCCTCTCCAAGCGGGCGGCTGCTATGCTGCTACTGGTGGCGGGCATGGGCAATGAGGAGATAGTTTCCTTGACTGGGATGTGCATTCGCAGTGTCCGTGCCCTGCGAAAGACCATGGAAGAACAGGAGCCAACCTCTGAGCTTTTCGCCATCAAGCGTGGCAGCGGGAGGAAGAGAAAGACCGAGGGCATAGAGGAGCAGGTTTGTGGGGAGTTGGATACCGGTAACTATCGTACCAATAAGGCCGTGGCGGATATGCTGAAGGAGAAATTCGGCATCGATGCTTCGGTGAACTTGGCCGCCCGGCTGGTGAAGCGGTGGAAGCAGGCCCGGGAAGATACTGCGGAGTAG
- a CDS encoding type II toxin-antitoxin system HicB family antitoxin: protein MNSTLEYKGYCTRIEFDADAMLLHGKIEGINDLVTFESEDSSRIEAEFHAAVDDYLDFCKEVGKEPEKEYRGLFNVRIRPDLHKRIAAEAVKKNISMNALVEQAISSYVDIIDNQSASPVAP, encoded by the coding sequence ATGAACAGCACACTGGAATACAAAGGTTACTGCACCCGCATAGAGTTTGATGCAGACGCGATGCTCTTGCATGGCAAGATTGAAGGCATCAACGACCTTGTCACTTTTGAAAGCGAGGATTCATCCCGCATAGAGGCTGAATTCCATGCTGCCGTTGATGACTATCTGGATTTTTGCAAAGAAGTCGGCAAAGAGCCGGAGAAAGAGTACCGTGGATTATTCAATGTCCGCATCCGTCCCGATTTGCACAAACGTATTGCTGCAGAGGCAGTGAAGAAGAACATCTCTATGAATGCGCTTGTCGAACAGGCTATATCCTCCTATGTGGATATTATTGATAACCAAAGCGCTTCACCTGTCGCTCCTTAA
- the epsC gene encoding serine O-acetyltransferase EpsC — MDDLRFTEFERITEEILGCSGGACGIAEQMKFLQLPNREKVEDMVDKLFQLVYPGYFRDRSLKFYNIRHFLTTLMEDVAYHVQQQVQLALRYRHGDMTEAERQDKAVEITKSFINAIPRVREHLLLDIEAFYEGDPAAENTDEIIVSYPGLRAVTVYRFAHELFILGVPVLPRIMSEYAHAQTGIDIHPGAQIGKYFFIDHGTGIVIGETTVIGDHVKIYQGVTLGGLSTRGGQSLRGKKRHPTIEDNVTIYSGASILGGETVIGHDSVIGGNVFLTKSVAPFTRVSVQNQELAITEARFHE, encoded by the coding sequence ATGGATGATTTGAGATTTACGGAGTTCGAGCGGATTACTGAGGAGATTTTAGGGTGCTCCGGGGGGGCCTGCGGCATTGCAGAGCAGATGAAGTTCCTGCAGCTGCCCAATAGGGAAAAGGTGGAGGACATGGTGGACAAGCTCTTTCAGCTGGTCTATCCTGGCTACTTCCGTGACCGCTCCCTGAAGTTCTATAATATCAGGCACTTCCTTACCACATTGATGGAAGATGTGGCTTATCATGTGCAGCAGCAGGTGCAGCTGGCCTTGCGGTACCGTCACGGGGATATGACTGAGGCGGAGAGGCAGGATAAGGCCGTGGAGATAACCAAGTCCTTTATCAACGCTATCCCCCGCGTGAGAGAGCATCTGCTGCTGGATATAGAGGCCTTTTACGAGGGAGATCCTGCAGCGGAGAATACGGATGAGATCATTGTGTCCTACCCGGGGCTTCGTGCGGTCACAGTCTACCGCTTTGCCCATGAGCTCTTCATTCTGGGGGTGCCGGTGCTGCCCCGCATCATGTCTGAGTATGCCCATGCCCAGACGGGCATAGACATTCACCCTGGGGCGCAGATTGGCAAGTACTTCTTCATCGACCATGGCACGGGCATCGTCATCGGTGAGACTACGGTGATTGGCGACCATGTGAAGATTTATCAGGGAGTGACCCTGGGGGGGCTTTCCACCCGTGGGGGACAGTCCCTGCGGGGCAAGAAGCGGCACCCGACTATCGAGGACAATGTGACGATTTACAGCGGTGCTTCCATCCTGGGAGGCGAGACGGTGATTGGCCACGATTCCGTCATTGGCGGCAACGTGTTTTTGACCAAGTCCGTGGCTCCCTTTACCAGAGTCAGCGTCCAGAACCAGGAGCTGGCCATTACGGAGGCGCGCTTTCACGAATAA
- the rfbA gene encoding glucose-1-phosphate thymidylyltransferase RfbA — protein sequence MIKKGIILAGGSGTRLYPLTEVVSKQLMPVYDKPMIYYPLSTLLLAGINDILVITTPHDQEAFRQLLGNGSQLGISISYAVQPRPEGLAQAFLIGEEFINGDACALVLGDNIFYGSDLAKSMQKAAVCDDGATVFAYYVSDPERYGVVAFDKEGRATSLEEKPKEPKSNYAVTGLYFYDKDIVDIAKEVKPSPRGELEITDVNKAYLAAGKLRVEKMRRGYAWLDTGTHESLLQAAQFVQTIQARQGLKVACIEEIAYRMGYIGPEQLLKLAEPMKKNAYGKYLQQLAREK from the coding sequence TTGATTAAGAAAGGCATTATCTTAGCAGGTGGTTCTGGCACCAGATTGTATCCTTTGACGGAGGTGGTTTCCAAGCAGCTTATGCCGGTGTACGACAAGCCTATGATATATTATCCTTTGAGCACGTTGCTATTAGCGGGCATCAATGATATTTTGGTTATCACCACGCCCCATGACCAGGAAGCTTTCAGACAGCTTCTGGGGAATGGCAGCCAGTTGGGGATTAGCATCAGTTATGCTGTGCAGCCACGACCTGAGGGTTTAGCCCAGGCGTTCTTGATTGGTGAGGAGTTTATCAATGGGGATGCCTGCGCTTTGGTGCTGGGGGACAACATCTTTTATGGTTCGGATCTTGCTAAATCCATGCAGAAGGCTGCTGTCTGTGATGATGGCGCTACGGTCTTTGCCTATTATGTGTCTGACCCTGAGCGCTACGGCGTAGTGGCTTTTGACAAGGAAGGCCGCGCCACCAGCCTGGAGGAGAAGCCGAAGGAGCCAAAGTCAAATTATGCGGTGACTGGTCTTTATTTCTATGATAAGGATATCGTGGATATTGCCAAGGAAGTGAAGCCCTCGCCCCGTGGGGAACTGGAAATCACCGATGTGAACAAGGCTTATCTGGCAGCGGGCAAGCTCAGGGTGGAGAAGATGCGCCGCGGCTATGCCTGGCTGGATACGGGAACTCATGAATCCCTGCTGCAGGCAGCCCAGTTCGTCCAGACTATCCAGGCCCGCCAGGGGCTCAAGGTAGCCTGCATCGAGGAAATCGCTTATCGCATGGGCTATATCGGGCCTGAGCAGCTGCTGAAGCTGGCGGAGCCTATGAAGAAGAATGCCTATGGCAAGTATTTGCAGCAGCTGGCTAGAGAAAAATAA
- a CDS encoding histidine phosphatase family protein, which translates to MTRLVLIRHGQTAWNKSGKYQGQSDVALSEEGLEQARCLAEHFPVEKLDAVYASDLSRAMVTAETVAQKFGLEVRPEPAFRELSFGKWEGLTYAEIVAGWPEAMANFLTHPDIMEIPQGESFPQVQQRAMARLKEIVAEHEPHDHTVGIFAHGAVLRTILTGIMQMPLSQVWTLSQYNTAVNIVRFDEGRPTVELLNSTAHLAMEGLSGKGKI; encoded by the coding sequence GTGACAAGATTAGTGCTTATCCGTCACGGACAGACGGCGTGGAATAAGTCCGGCAAGTATCAGGGGCAGTCCGATGTGGCCCTTTCAGAGGAAGGGCTTGAGCAGGCCCGGTGCCTGGCAGAGCATTTTCCGGTGGAGAAGCTGGATGCCGTTTATGCCAGCGACCTTTCCCGGGCCATGGTGACGGCGGAGACCGTGGCGCAGAAATTTGGCCTGGAAGTCAGGCCGGAGCCTGCCTTCCGGGAACTCAGCTTTGGAAAATGGGAAGGCCTTACCTACGCGGAGATAGTGGCAGGCTGGCCAGAGGCTATGGCCAACTTCCTTACTCACCCGGATATCATGGAGATTCCCCAGGGGGAATCCTTTCCTCAGGTGCAGCAGCGCGCCATGGCCAGGCTGAAGGAAATCGTGGCAGAACATGAGCCTCACGACCATACCGTGGGCATCTTTGCCCACGGGGCGGTGCTGAGAACCATCCTGACGGGCATCATGCAGATGCCCCTAAGCCAGGTCTGGACCCTCAGCCAGTACAATACGGCGGTGAATATCGTGCGCTTCGATGAAGGCCGGCCTACGGTGGAACTCCTCAACAGCACGGCACATCTGGCTATGGAAGGGCTTTCTGGCAAGGGAAAGATTTGA
- the rfbC gene encoding dTDP-4-dehydrorhamnose 3,5-epimerase, translated as MKVTETKLKGVYVVEPQVFGDARGWFMESWSKRKLEEAGLKVEFVQDNQSYSSQKGILRGLHYQQNPMCQAKMVRCTRGKIFDVAVDIRQGSPQYAQWVGVELSAENKKQLFIPRGFAHGFITLTDEVEVQYKADNYYAPECDGNVRWDDPEIGVEWPIQPVILSDKDEKAPTLAERMEKKEINFVYEEMK; from the coding sequence ATGAAAGTAACGGAAACTAAGCTGAAAGGCGTTTATGTCGTGGAGCCGCAGGTCTTTGGCGATGCGCGGGGCTGGTTCATGGAGAGCTGGTCCAAGCGCAAGCTGGAGGAAGCTGGCCTGAAAGTGGAGTTCGTGCAGGACAACCAGTCTTACTCCTCTCAGAAGGGCATCCTGCGTGGCCTGCACTATCAGCAGAATCCCATGTGCCAGGCCAAGATGGTGCGCTGCACCAGGGGCAAGATCTTCGATGTGGCGGTAGATATCCGCCAGGGTTCCCCCCAGTACGCCCAGTGGGTAGGGGTGGAACTCTCCGCCGAGAACAAGAAGCAGCTCTTTATCCCCCGTGGCTTTGCCCACGGCTTCATCACCCTCACGGATGAGGTGGAAGTGCAGTACAAGGCTGACAATTACTACGCTCCCGAGTGCGATGGCAATGTGCGCTGGGATGATCCTGAGATTGGCGTGGAGTGGCCCATCCAGCCGGTGATTCTCTCCGACAAGGACGAGAAGGCGCCGACCCTGGCTGAGCGCATGGAGAAGAAGGAAATCAACTTTGTCTATGAGGAGATGAAGTAA
- the gmd gene encoding GDP-mannose 4,6-dehydratase, giving the protein MKIALITSITGQDGSYLTELLLAKGYEVHGIIRRHSTPCTDRIDHLLSDPANRERLFLHYGDLTDSSNFHRLLTEIKPDEVYNLAAQSHVGVSFEVPEYTAEATGVGTVKMLEAIRQSGLPIRFYQASTSELFGGIPGTAPQSEATPFYPKSPYGAAKLYSYWITKNYREAYGMFACNGILFNHESPRQGETFVTRKITLAVGRIMTGKQEKLSLGNMDAKRDWGFAGDYVEGMWLMLQQEKPDDFVLATNETHTVREFVELAFKEAGVEIEWRGAGVEEKGYCKKTGKLLVDVDPQFFRPAEVELLWGDCTKAEKELGWQRKVSFPQLVKMMVGADRIQ; this is encoded by the coding sequence TTGAAAATTGCACTAATCACCAGCATCACCGGCCAGGATGGTTCCTATCTCACCGAGCTTCTGCTCGCTAAAGGCTACGAAGTTCACGGCATTATCCGCCGTCATAGCACACCTTGCACAGATCGCATTGATCATCTCCTGTCAGACCCTGCCAACAGGGAGCGTCTTTTCCTCCACTATGGCGACCTGACGGATTCCTCTAACTTTCATCGTCTGCTCACGGAGATAAAGCCTGATGAGGTTTACAACTTGGCGGCTCAGTCCCATGTGGGAGTGTCCTTTGAGGTGCCAGAGTATACGGCTGAGGCTACCGGGGTGGGGACGGTGAAGATGCTGGAGGCTATTAGGCAGTCGGGACTGCCCATCAGGTTCTATCAGGCTTCCACTTCGGAGCTTTTCGGCGGCATTCCGGGGACGGCTCCACAGAGTGAGGCTACGCCTTTCTATCCCAAGTCTCCCTATGGGGCGGCGAAGCTCTACAGCTATTGGATCACCAAGAATTACCGTGAGGCCTATGGCATGTTTGCCTGCAACGGCATTCTTTTCAACCATGAATCACCTCGCCAGGGCGAGACTTTCGTCACCCGCAAGATTACCTTGGCAGTGGGAAGGATTATGACTGGCAAGCAGGAGAAGCTGAGTCTGGGCAATATGGATGCCAAGCGTGACTGGGGCTTTGCCGGGGATTATGTGGAAGGCATGTGGCTCATGCTGCAGCAGGAGAAACCGGATGATTTTGTCCTCGCTACCAATGAGACTCATACCGTCCGCGAATTCGTGGAACTGGCTTTCAAGGAAGCTGGCGTGGAAATCGAATGGCGTGGTGCCGGTGTGGAGGAAAAAGGCTACTGCAAGAAGACAGGCAAGCTCTTGGTAGATGTAGACCCGCAGTTCTTCCGTCCTGCCGAAGTTGAGCTGCTCTGGGGCGACTGCACCAAGGCAGAAAAGGAACTGGGCTGGCAGCGCAAGGTCAGCTTCCCGCAGCTTGTGAAGATGATGGTAGGAGCAGACAGGATACAGTAA
- a CDS encoding MATE family efflux transporter, translating into MKRTYSKWQKLRQLSIVLLPICVTQLAIVSTGFFNTVMAGQVSEQDLAGVAAGVNLFYPVFVALLGIVSGLTPTISQLYGADKVKKIPNIVRQAFYWSLLLSLLLIGAGYLFVPSIIELMELEPKVAQVMEGYLVAVSFGIVPVFLTAVLRNFIDAHGMTRLTMLITLVTVPLNIGLNYLLMYGVWGLPALGGVGAGVGSAITWTVGLLLTVTAVCRIGSFDHYHLFRHFPAPDFREWKMQLSLGIPIGATIFCESSIFGLVGLLMSAYGTSVMAAHQAAFNYSSVVYVIPMSISMALAILVGFELGAKRPQDAWQYSNLGRLVSLLAVGVIVAVLYTEREMVASLYTRDADVHELLLVFIVYATAMQYADCINAPLQGTLRGCKDVRATFLMAVVSFWVVGLPGGWLLAHQGGMGPYGYWLGLIAGVLFGAVLLMVRLSMLKKKLAKAA; encoded by the coding sequence ATGAAGAGGACTTACAGTAAATGGCAAAAACTACGGCAGCTGAGCATAGTGCTTCTGCCTATTTGCGTGACCCAGCTGGCTATTGTTTCCACAGGTTTTTTCAATACGGTGATGGCCGGGCAGGTCAGTGAGCAGGATTTGGCAGGTGTGGCGGCAGGTGTGAATCTTTTCTATCCTGTGTTCGTGGCTCTCCTGGGGATTGTTTCAGGGCTTACTCCCACCATCTCCCAGCTTTATGGGGCGGACAAGGTGAAGAAGATACCCAACATCGTCAGGCAGGCTTTTTACTGGTCCCTTTTGCTGTCCCTGCTTCTGATAGGGGCAGGGTATCTTTTCGTCCCTTCCATCATAGAACTGATGGAGCTGGAGCCGAAGGTGGCGCAGGTCATGGAAGGGTATCTGGTGGCGGTGTCCTTTGGCATCGTGCCCGTGTTCCTGACGGCGGTGCTGAGGAATTTCATCGATGCCCATGGCATGACCCGTCTGACCATGCTCATCACATTAGTCACCGTGCCTTTGAATATTGGGCTGAACTACCTGCTTATGTACGGCGTCTGGGGGCTGCCTGCTTTAGGCGGAGTGGGAGCGGGCGTTGGTTCTGCCATCACCTGGACGGTGGGATTGCTTCTTACTGTAACTGCGGTATGCAGGATAGGCTCTTTTGACCATTATCACTTGTTCAGACATTTCCCTGCCCCGGATTTCCGGGAGTGGAAGATGCAGCTTTCCCTGGGGATTCCCATAGGAGCTACCATCTTCTGCGAGAGCAGTATCTTCGGTCTGGTGGGGCTTTTGATGTCTGCCTATGGCACCAGCGTCATGGCGGCCCATCAGGCGGCCTTCAACTACAGCAGCGTGGTCTATGTGATTCCCATGAGCATCAGCATGGCCCTGGCTATCCTGGTGGGCTTTGAGCTGGGGGCCAAACGTCCTCAGGATGCCTGGCAGTACAGCAATCTGGGCCGTCTGGTTTCCCTGCTGGCGGTGGGTGTGATAGTGGCAGTCCTCTACACTGAGCGGGAGATGGTGGCTTCTCTCTACACCCGTGACGCCGATGTGCATGAGCTGCTGCTGGTGTTCATCGTCTATGCCACCGCCATGCAGTATGCCGACTGCATCAATGCGCCTTTGCAGGGTACCCTCAGAGGCTGCAAGGATGTGCGGGCCACCTTCCTGATGGCAGTGGTTTCCTTCTGGGTAGTGGGGCTGCCCGGAGGCTGGCTGCTGGCTCATCAGGGGGGCATGGGGCCTTACGGCTACTGGCTGGGGCTCATTGCCGGGGTGCTGTTTGGTGCAGTGCTGCTGATGGTCAGGCTGAGCATGCTGAAAAAGAAATTGGCAAAGGCTGCCTAA
- a CDS encoding helix-turn-helix transcriptional regulator: MVWKNKFHELINELWKRAKDQNHKMTQVEYARRLGVTRNAFLGWLRGSGQPDVDGLVRIASTENVSLSWLMGDERPKAENELLQDEQTMLTLFRDISPEYKEHLLWLAKRWKEAGESAAK; the protein is encoded by the coding sequence ATGGTTTGGAAGAATAAGTTTCATGAACTGATAAACGAATTGTGGAAACGGGCCAAAGACCAAAACCACAAAATGACACAGGTGGAGTATGCCAGACGGCTCGGTGTAACCAGAAATGCTTTCCTGGGATGGCTGCGAGGTTCCGGGCAGCCTGATGTGGACGGTCTGGTCCGCATCGCCAGTACAGAGAATGTCAGCCTATCCTGGCTGATGGGAGATGAACGGCCTAAAGCTGAGAACGAATTGCTTCAGGACGAGCAGACTATGCTTACCTTATTCCGGGACATAAGTCCGGAGTACAAAGAGCATTTGTTGTGGCTGGCTAAACGATGGAAAGAGGCCGGAGAAAGTGCTGCTAAATAA
- a CDS encoding helix-turn-helix domain-containing protein — MEKYKNKVGRHKIVYSHTGEFDAWVPATMEFLGTLMPPTLSKRAAAMLLLVAGMGNEEIVELTGMCIRSVRALRKTMEEQEPTSELFAIKPGSGRKRKTEGIEEQVWAELDTGNYQTHKDVADMLKEKFGIDASVNLAARVMKRWKAAREEISK; from the coding sequence ATGGAAAAGTATAAAAATAAAGTTGGACGGCATAAAATCGTCTATAGCCACACGGGTGAATTCGATGCCTGGGTGCCTGCCACCATGGAATTCCTCGGCACGCTGATGCCACCCACTCTCTCCAAGCGGGCGGCTGCCATGCTGCTCCTGGTGGCTGGCATGGGCAATGAGGAGATTGTGGAGCTCACGGGCATGTGTATCCGCAGCGTCCGTGCACTCAGGAAAACCATGGAGGAGCAGGAGCCGACCTCCGAGCTCTTTGCCATCAAGCCCGGCAGCGGGCGAAAGAGAAAGACCGAGGGCATAGAGGAGCAGGTGTGGGCTGAGTTGGACACAGGCAACTATCAAACACATAAGGATGTGGCGGATATGCTGAAAGAGAAGTTTGGCATAGATGCCTCGGTTAATCTGGCTGCCCGGGTGATGAAGCGGTGGAAGGCGGCTCGTGAAGAAATCTCGAAGTGA